Proteins from a genomic interval of Bradysia coprophila strain Holo2 chromosome X, BU_Bcop_v1, whole genome shotgun sequence:
- the LOC119080790 gene encoding uncharacterized protein y4hQ-like translates to MKGNCVVCNAQTELKCQGCVERGVSSVEIKFYCGKGHQTVDWKNGHNRICCTKPKSKSIGFHVYQFKITLVGAEAPFVGDMIQPPIWRRIQINKNSTFRDLHKAISISMGWFECHLHEFRTASGDVIGMPHDEDFGMVKKTIPERSVKLVTHFKNIGDSCVYEYDFGDGWIHEILLEGIHLADDKVVYPTCVGGERACPPEDVGGVYGYSELIAAYQKSNNSRNKNEREKIDWVKNHSFGYKNFHPDRFVPSEVKWNMFNSSVWEQ, encoded by the exons atgaaaggaaactGTGTCGTTTGCAATGCTCAAACGGAATTGAAATGTCAAGGCTGCGTGGAACGTGGCGTGTCTTcagtggaaataaaattttactgtGGAAAAGGACATCAAACGGTCGATTGGAAAAATGGCCATAATAGAATTTGCTGCACGaaaccaaaatcaaaatcaattggCTTCCATGTCTATCAATTCAAAATAACTTTGGTTGGTGCTGAAGCGCCATTCGTTGGTGACATGATTCAACCTCCGATCTGGCGTCGTATTCAAATCAATAAGAATTCCACTTTTCGTGATCTTCATAAGGCCATTTCCATCTCAATGGGATGGTTTGAATGCCATCTACATGAATTTCGAACAGCGTCTGGAGACGTAATCGGCATGCCACATGATGAGGATTTCGGGATGGTGAAAAAAACGATTCCGGAAAGGTCAGTCAAGTTGGTCACTCATTTTAAGAATATCGGAGATAGTTGCGTTTACGAGTATGACTTCGGTGATGGATGGATTCACGAAATATTATTGGAGGGTATTCACCTGGCAGATGATAAAGTTGTTTATCCGACTTGTGTTGGTGGAGAAAGGGCATGTCCACCAGAAG ATGTTGGTGGTGTGTATGGATATTCAGAACTTATTGCCGCCTACCAAAAATCTAACAATTCTCGGAATAAGAATGAACGAGAAAAGATCGATTGGGTAAAGAATCACTCGTTCGgatacaaaaatttccatccGGATCGATTCGTTCCATCCGAAGTGAAATGGAACATGTTCAATTCAAGTGTTTGGGAACAATGA
- the LOC119080984 gene encoding elongin-B isoform X1: protein MDVFLMIRRKKTTIFTDAKDNTTVKELKQMIEGILKVRPRDQQVYNKENVLMLDDKQLQDYGITMSSAKAQQPAQLGLATRLESGEFEELDLTPYSSPPDLPDVMKAAEPANGQEQVA from the exons ATG gACGTATTTTTAATGATTAGAAGGAAAAAGACCACAATCTTTACAGATGCTAAAGACAATACGACCGTAAAAGAACTGAAACAAATGATCGAAG GTATTTTGAAAGTTAGACCAAGAGATCAACAAGTTTATAacaaggaaaatgttttaatgctTGACGACAAACAACTGCAAGATTATGGAATAACTATGTCGTCGGCGAAGGCACAACAACCGGCACAACTAGGATTAGCAACAAG ATTGGAATCAGGCGAATTTGAAGAACTGGACTTAACACCATACTCCTCGCCGCCCGATCTACCAGATGTCATGAAAGCTGCAGAGCCAGCCAATGGACAGGAGCAggttgcataa
- the LOC119080730 gene encoding esterase AGAP003155 isoform X2 — translation MSESAGGSSSTANIILEKDKLKILCLHGYRQNGDTFKSKLCSFRKVVSKFADLTFLSATHTAPPIDENHTDYDPLTQKSWWFNKDELDAQNRSFKGTNKNGPAFGFEESLRLVEKTWKEGEFHGLLGFSQGACFVGLLASLSERGMTNIKPRFCIMASGFKSGSLVHLNYYDDTITIPSLHIFGETDNVIPNEMSEELADIFDDPQILRHSGGHYFPSTTQQKEFYRNYFQDMLQEYLEAKEIENANALNSVTILNEEENGGDDQSSSE, via the exons ATGTCAGAATCCGCCGGTGGAAGTTCATCAACGGCTAACATAATTTTGGAGAAAGATAAACTGAAAATTCTATGCCTACACGGATATCGTCAGAATGGAGACACATTCAAATCAAAGTTGTGCAGTTTCCGTAAAGTTGTTAGCAAATTTGccgatttgacatttttaaGTGCAACTCACACTGCTCCACCGATTGACGAAAATCACACCGACTATGATCCACTGACGCAGAAAAGCTGGTGGTTCAACAAAGACGAATTGGATGCACAGAACCGGTCGTTTAagggaacaaacaaaaatgggCCAGCCTTTGGTTTCGAGGAAAGTCTACGGTTGGTGGAAAAGACCTGGAAAGAGGGTGAATTTCACGGGCTATTGGGTTTTAGTCAGGGTGCTTGTTTTGTCGGACTGCTGGCCAGTTTGAGCGAACGAGGAA TGACAAATATAAAGCCTCGGTTTTGCATAATGGCATCAGGATTCAAATCGGGAAGTCTGGTGCATTTGAACTATTACGACGATACGATAACAATACCAAGTTTACACATTTTCGGTGAAACGGACAATGTGATTCCGAACGAAATGAGCGAAGAACTGGCTGACATTTTCGATGATCCACAAATTTTACGGCACAGTGGCGGTCACTATTTTCCATCTACTACGCAGCAGAAAGAATTCTATCGAAACTACTTCCAAGACATGCTGCAAGAATATTTGGAAGCGAAGGAAATCGAAAATGCAAACGCTTTGAATTCGGTTACCATTTTGAACGAAGAGGAGAATGGAGGCGACGATCAATCAAGTTCGGAATAA
- the LOC119080914 gene encoding UPF0764 protein C16orf89 homolog: MTKLKQQTALTWLSISDHLLMVAFLVHSKIARYRTIASIFCGRSRIRELCDCFSGEKRTVYESQNLVDPTKFLETMCRRVITETKFIETLNYPITQQDLFVEQILVCFLAGYNDFLTNKWTNVVLDWSGENGLLGCYSLESINAQKQSLSRRVKRWDKLYEDGNTCAPFIWEH; encoded by the exons ATGACCAAATTGAAACAGCAGACAGCATTAACATGGCTGTCGATTTCGGATCATCTACTGATGGTTGCATTTTTGGTACATTCGAAAATTGCGAGATACCGGACTATTGCATCGATCTTCTGTGGAAGGAGCCGCATTCGGG AATTGTGTGACTGTTTTTCCGGCGAAAAGAGAACTGTGTACGAGTCACAGAATTTGGTCGATCCAACCAAATTTCTCGAAACAATGTGCAGGCGTGTCATAACTGAAACGAAGTTCATTGAAACCTTGAATTATCCAATAACTCAACAGGACCTGTTCGTCGAACAAA ttttggTGTGCTTCCTGGCGGGATACAACGACTTTCTGACCAACAAATGGACGAATGTGGTTCTAGACTGGTCGGGTGAGAATGGACTATTGGGCTGTTATTCGCTCGAATCGATAAATGCACAGAAACAAAGTTTGAGCAGACGTGTGAAACGATGGGACAAATTGTACGAAGATGGAAATACATGTGCTCCGTTCATATGGGAGCATTGA
- the LOC119080730 gene encoding esterase AGAP003155 isoform X1, whose product MFLKMSESAGGSSSTANIILEKDKLKILCLHGYRQNGDTFKSKLCSFRKVVSKFADLTFLSATHTAPPIDENHTDYDPLTQKSWWFNKDELDAQNRSFKGTNKNGPAFGFEESLRLVEKTWKEGEFHGLLGFSQGACFVGLLASLSERGMTNIKPRFCIMASGFKSGSLVHLNYYDDTITIPSLHIFGETDNVIPNEMSEELADIFDDPQILRHSGGHYFPSTTQQKEFYRNYFQDMLQEYLEAKEIENANALNSVTILNEEENGGDDQSSSE is encoded by the exons atgtttt TGAAAATGTCAGAATCCGCCGGTGGAAGTTCATCAACGGCTAACATAATTTTGGAGAAAGATAAACTGAAAATTCTATGCCTACACGGATATCGTCAGAATGGAGACACATTCAAATCAAAGTTGTGCAGTTTCCGTAAAGTTGTTAGCAAATTTGccgatttgacatttttaaGTGCAACTCACACTGCTCCACCGATTGACGAAAATCACACCGACTATGATCCACTGACGCAGAAAAGCTGGTGGTTCAACAAAGACGAATTGGATGCACAGAACCGGTCGTTTAagggaacaaacaaaaatgggCCAGCCTTTGGTTTCGAGGAAAGTCTACGGTTGGTGGAAAAGACCTGGAAAGAGGGTGAATTTCACGGGCTATTGGGTTTTAGTCAGGGTGCTTGTTTTGTCGGACTGCTGGCCAGTTTGAGCGAACGAGGAA TGACAAATATAAAGCCTCGGTTTTGCATAATGGCATCAGGATTCAAATCGGGAAGTCTGGTGCATTTGAACTATTACGACGATACGATAACAATACCAAGTTTACACATTTTCGGTGAAACGGACAATGTGATTCCGAACGAAATGAGCGAAGAACTGGCTGACATTTTCGATGATCCACAAATTTTACGGCACAGTGGCGGTCACTATTTTCCATCTACTACGCAGCAGAAAGAATTCTATCGAAACTACTTCCAAGACATGCTGCAAGAATATTTGGAAGCGAAGGAAATCGAAAATGCAAACGCTTTGAATTCGGTTACCATTTTGAACGAAGAGGAGAATGGAGGCGACGATCAATCAAGTTCGGAATAA
- the LOC119080984 gene encoding elongin-B isoform X2, whose translation MIRRKKTTIFTDAKDNTTVKELKQMIEGILKVRPRDQQVYNKENVLMLDDKQLQDYGITMSSAKAQQPAQLGLATRLESGEFEELDLTPYSSPPDLPDVMKAAEPANGQEQVA comes from the exons ATGATTAGAAGGAAAAAGACCACAATCTTTACAGATGCTAAAGACAATACGACCGTAAAAGAACTGAAACAAATGATCGAAG GTATTTTGAAAGTTAGACCAAGAGATCAACAAGTTTATAacaaggaaaatgttttaatgctTGACGACAAACAACTGCAAGATTATGGAATAACTATGTCGTCGGCGAAGGCACAACAACCGGCACAACTAGGATTAGCAACAAG ATTGGAATCAGGCGAATTTGAAGAACTGGACTTAACACCATACTCCTCGCCGCCCGATCTACCAGATGTCATGAAAGCTGCAGAGCCAGCCAATGGACAGGAGCAggttgcataa